One window of Enterobacter pseudoroggenkampii genomic DNA carries:
- the mlaE gene encoding lipid asymmetry maintenance ABC transporter permease subunit MlaE, with translation MLLNALAALGHRGIKTIRTFGRAGLMLFNALVGKPEFRKHAPLLVRQLYNVGVLSMLIIIVSGLFIGMVLGLQGYLVLTTYSAETSLGMLVALSLLRELGPVVAALLFAGRAGSALTAEIGLMRATEQLSSMEMMAVDPLRRVISPRFWAGVISLPLLTILFVAVGIWGGSLVGVHWKGIDAGFFWSAMQDAIDLRMDLVNCLIKSVVFAITVTWIALFNGYDAIPTSAGISRATTRTVVHSSLAVLGLDFVLTALMFGN, from the coding sequence ATGCTGTTAAATGCGTTGGCCGCTCTCGGACACCGTGGCATAAAAACCATCAGGACGTTCGGGCGTGCCGGATTGATGTTATTCAACGCGCTGGTCGGCAAGCCGGAATTCCGTAAGCACGCACCGCTGCTGGTGCGGCAGCTTTATAATGTCGGCGTGCTGTCGATGCTCATCATCATTGTCTCCGGTCTTTTTATCGGTATGGTGCTTGGGCTACAGGGCTATCTTGTTCTGACAACCTACAGTGCGGAAACCAGCCTCGGGATGCTGGTGGCGCTCTCGCTGCTGCGAGAACTGGGGCCGGTTGTGGCGGCGCTGTTGTTCGCCGGGCGTGCGGGGTCGGCATTAACGGCAGAAATTGGCCTGATGCGTGCGACCGAGCAGCTCTCCAGCATGGAGATGATGGCGGTCGATCCGCTACGTCGCGTGATCTCGCCGCGTTTCTGGGCTGGGGTGATCTCTTTACCGTTACTGACTATTCTGTTTGTCGCCGTGGGTATCTGGGGCGGTTCGCTGGTTGGCGTGCACTGGAAAGGCATTGATGCCGGTTTCTTCTGGTCCGCGATGCAGGACGCCATTGACCTGCGAATGGATCTGGTTAACTGCCTGATTAAAAGCGTGGTATTTGCCATTACGGTCACGTGGATTGCATTGTTCAATGGTTACGATGCCATCCCGACGTCGGCGGGCATTAGCCGTGCAACTACACGTACCGTCGTACATTCGTCGCTGGCCGTACTGGGTCTGGATTTTGTGCTCACCGCACTGATGTTTGGGAATTGA
- the mlaF gene encoding phospholipid ABC transporter ATP-binding protein MlaF — MSQTMANLVDVRGVSFSRANRLIFDDISLTVPRGKITAIMGPSGIGKTTLLRLIGGQIPPDSGEILFDGENIPEMSRSRLYTVRKRMSMLFQSGALFTDMNVFDNVAYPLREHTSLPPELLKSTVMMKLEAVGLRGAAKLMPSELSGGMARRAALARAIALEPDLIMFDEPFVGQDPITMGVLVKLISELNSALGVTCIVVSHDVPEVLSIADYAYIVADKKIVAHGSAQALQENCDPRVRQFLDGIADGPVPFRYPAGDYRDDLLGIGS; from the coding sequence ATGAGCCAAACGATGGCGAATTTAGTCGATGTTCGCGGTGTGAGTTTTTCTCGCGCCAACAGATTGATATTTGATGATATTTCGTTGACCGTACCGCGTGGCAAGATCACTGCCATCATGGGGCCGTCCGGGATCGGTAAAACGACCCTGTTGCGCCTTATTGGTGGGCAGATCCCACCGGATAGCGGTGAAATTCTCTTTGATGGCGAAAACATCCCTGAGATGTCACGCTCGCGCCTGTATACTGTCCGCAAACGCATGAGCATGCTCTTTCAGTCTGGAGCCTTGTTCACCGACATGAATGTCTTTGATAACGTGGCCTATCCGCTGCGCGAGCATACCAGCCTGCCGCCTGAACTGCTGAAAAGCACGGTGATGATGAAGCTTGAAGCCGTCGGTTTGCGGGGCGCCGCGAAACTGATGCCTTCAGAGCTATCCGGGGGGATGGCGCGCCGCGCCGCGCTGGCGCGAGCCATTGCACTCGAACCTGATTTAATCATGTTTGACGAACCGTTCGTTGGACAGGATCCCATCACGATGGGCGTGCTGGTGAAGCTCATCTCTGAACTGAACAGTGCGCTTGGCGTCACCTGCATTGTGGTATCTCACGATGTACCGGAAGTATTGAGCATTGCCGATTACGCCTATATCGTGGCGGACAAAAAGATCGTCGCGCACGGTAGCGCTCAGGCGCTGCAGGAGAATTGCGATCCGCGCGTGCGGCAGTTCCTCGACGGTATTGCCGATGGCCCTGTGCCGTTCCGCTACCCGGCGGGCGACTATCGTGACGATTTACTGGGAATAGGGAGTTAA
- a CDS encoding calcium/sodium antiporter: MLLATALLIIGLLLVVYSADRLVFAASILCRLTGVPPVVIGMTVVSVGTSLPEIIVSVSASLHGQLDLAVGTAIGSNIVNILLILGLAALLHPFRVHSDVLRRELPLMLIVSLLAGCVFYDGVLSYSDGIFLLALAVIWLLYSVKIARLAEKQGQDSLTREQVAELPREGTLPVALLWLGVALIIMPMATRMVVDNATVLANYFAISELTIGLTVIAIGTSLPELATAIAGARKGEDDIAIGNIIGSNIFNIAIVMGLPALITPGPFNPLAFSRDYGVMLLVSVIFALLCWRRQRQIGKGAGALLTGGFIVWMAMLYWLSPLLSG, translated from the coding sequence ATGCTTTTAGCAACAGCACTGTTAATAATTGGTTTACTTTTGGTGGTCTACAGTGCTGACCGTTTAGTGTTTGCTGCATCTATCCTGTGTCGCCTGACGGGCGTACCGCCTGTCGTCATCGGGATGACCGTGGTCAGTGTTGGAACGTCACTTCCTGAAATCATCGTCTCTGTCTCGGCATCGCTGCATGGCCAGTTAGACCTGGCAGTCGGCACTGCGATTGGCTCTAACATCGTCAATATACTCTTGATTTTAGGCCTGGCGGCACTGCTCCATCCATTTCGCGTGCATTCTGATGTTCTGCGCCGTGAATTGCCGCTAATGTTAATCGTAAGTCTGCTGGCAGGGTGCGTATTTTACGATGGTGTACTGAGCTACAGCGACGGCATTTTCTTGCTGGCGCTGGCCGTTATTTGGCTGCTGTATAGTGTTAAAATCGCCCGTCTGGCTGAAAAGCAGGGCCAGGATAGCCTCACGCGTGAGCAGGTCGCCGAACTTCCGCGAGAAGGCACGCTGCCTGTTGCCCTGCTGTGGCTTGGTGTTGCGCTGATCATCATGCCGATGGCAACGCGTATGGTCGTGGATAACGCGACGGTGCTGGCGAACTATTTCGCCATCAGTGAACTGACCATTGGCCTGACGGTGATTGCCATCGGTACCAGCCTGCCGGAGCTGGCCACGGCCATTGCGGGGGCACGCAAAGGTGAGGATGACATTGCCATTGGTAATATCATCGGTTCCAACATATTTAATATCGCCATTGTGATGGGGCTGCCGGCCCTGATTACGCCAGGGCCCTTTAATCCCCTGGCGTTCTCACGCGACTACGGCGTGATGTTATTGGTCAGCGTGATATTTGCCCTGCTCTGCTGGCGGCGGCAACGACAGATCGGCAAAGGCGCAGGCGCGCTGCTGACGGGTGGATTTATCGTATGGATGGCGATGCTGTACTGGCTCTCGCCTCTTCTCTCTGGGTAA
- the kdsD gene encoding arabinose-5-phosphate isomerase KdsD, protein MSQIELQPGFDFQKAGKDVLEIEREGLAQLDQYINQDFSLACEKIFYCAGKVVVMGMGKSGHIGRKMAATFASTGTSSFFVHPGEAAHGDLGMVTPQDIVIALSNSGESNEILALIPVLKRLQVPLICMTSRPESSMARAADIHLCVKVPKEACPLGLAPTSSTTAALVMGDALAVALLEARGFTPEDFALSHPGGALGRKLLLRVNDIMHTGDEIPHVSKEASLRDALLEITRKNLGMTVVCDDLMKIQGIFTDGDLRRVFDMGVDVRTLGITDVMTPGGIRVRPGTLAVDVLNLMQSRHITSVMVADGDQLLGVVHMHDLLRAGVV, encoded by the coding sequence ATGTCGCAAATAGAATTGCAGCCGGGTTTTGACTTTCAGAAAGCAGGCAAAGACGTTCTGGAGATTGAACGTGAAGGTCTGGCGCAGTTAGATCAGTACATTAATCAGGATTTTAGTCTGGCATGTGAGAAGATATTCTACTGTGCCGGCAAAGTCGTGGTGATGGGGATGGGTAAGTCCGGCCACATTGGACGCAAAATGGCGGCAACGTTTGCCAGTACCGGCACCTCGTCCTTCTTTGTGCACCCGGGGGAAGCCGCGCACGGCGATCTGGGTATGGTCACGCCGCAGGATATCGTCATCGCGCTGTCCAACTCCGGTGAGTCCAATGAGATCCTGGCGTTGATCCCGGTACTGAAGCGCCTGCAGGTGCCGCTTATTTGCATGACCAGCCGTCCGGAAAGCAGCATGGCGCGTGCGGCCGACATTCACCTGTGCGTGAAAGTGCCCAAGGAGGCCTGCCCGCTCGGCCTGGCGCCGACGTCCAGCACCACCGCCGCGCTGGTCATGGGTGATGCGCTTGCCGTCGCGCTGCTCGAAGCCCGTGGTTTTACGCCGGAAGATTTCGCGCTTTCCCACCCGGGCGGTGCGCTGGGGCGCAAGCTGCTGCTTCGGGTAAACGATATTATGCACACCGGGGATGAGATCCCTCACGTCAGTAAAGAAGCCTCCCTGCGTGATGCGCTGCTGGAAATCACCCGCAAGAATCTGGGTATGACGGTCGTGTGCGACGATCTGATGAAAATTCAGGGGATCTTCACCGATGGCGACCTGCGTCGCGTGTTCGACATGGGTGTCGATGTCCGCACGCTCGGCATTACCGACGTGATGACGCCAGGCGGTATCCGCGTGCGTCCGGGTACGCTGGCCGTGGATGTGCTGAACCTGATGCAGTCCCGCCATATCACCTCCGTTATGGTTGCCGATGGCGACCAGTTGCTGGGTGTGGTACATATGCATGATCTGCTGCGCGCAGGCGTAGTGTAA
- the kdsC gene encoding 3-deoxy-manno-octulosonate-8-phosphatase KdsC yields MSNAGASLATCYGPVSTQMMAKAENIRLLILDVDGVLSDGLIYMGNNGEELKAFNVRDGYGIRCALTSGIEVAIITGRKAKLVEDRCETLGITHLYQGQSDKMAAFKDLLGKLAIAPENVAYVGDDLIDWPVMAEVGLSIAVADAHPLLIPRADYVTHINGGRGAVREVCDLLLLAQGKLDEAKGQSI; encoded by the coding sequence ATGAGTAATGCGGGTGCATCCCTTGCAACCTGTTATGGTCCGGTCAGTACCCAGATGATGGCAAAGGCGGAAAACATTCGTCTGCTCATCCTGGATGTGGATGGGGTACTCTCCGACGGCCTGATTTACATGGGCAATAATGGTGAAGAGCTGAAAGCATTTAACGTTCGCGACGGCTACGGTATCCGCTGTGCGCTCACCTCAGGTATTGAGGTGGCTATCATCACCGGGCGAAAAGCTAAACTGGTAGAAGACCGCTGTGAAACCTTAGGCATTACCCATCTGTATCAGGGGCAATCCGATAAGATGGCGGCGTTTAAGGATTTACTGGGTAAACTGGCTATCGCACCGGAAAACGTGGCCTACGTCGGGGACGATCTGATTGACTGGCCCGTGATGGCTGAAGTTGGGCTGAGCATCGCCGTTGCCGATGCGCATCCGCTGCTGATCCCGCGCGCTGACTACGTTACCCACATCAACGGGGGCCGCGGTGCCGTACGTGAAGTCTGCGATCTGCTCCTGCTGGCGCAGGGCAAGCTTGATGAGGCCAAAGGGCAATCGATATGA
- the lptC gene encoding LPS export ABC transporter periplasmic protein LptC — MSKTRRWIIILLSLVALVLIGVNLADRDDTQTEVINNNDPTYKSDHSDTVVYSPEGALNYRLIAQHVEYFSDDGISWFTQPVMTTFDKDKVPTWSIKSDRAKLTNDRMLYLYGHVEVNALTADSQLRKITTDNAQINLVTQDVTSQDLVTLYGTTFNSSGLRMRGNLRSKNAELIEKVRTSYEIQNKQTQP, encoded by the coding sequence ATGAGTAAAACCAGACGTTGGATTATCATTTTGCTTTCGCTTGTCGCACTGGTATTGATTGGCGTGAACCTTGCCGATCGCGACGATACGCAAACGGAAGTGATCAACAATAACGATCCAACCTATAAAAGCGATCACAGCGACACCGTGGTCTACAGCCCTGAAGGCGCGCTGAACTATCGCCTGATTGCCCAGCATGTTGAATATTTTTCAGATGATGGTATTTCGTGGTTTACCCAACCTGTCATGACCACATTTGATAAGGACAAAGTGCCGACGTGGTCAATTAAGTCAGATCGGGCAAAACTGACAAATGACCGTATGCTTTATCTGTATGGCCACGTTGAAGTCAACGCCCTGACCGCTGACTCGCAGCTACGAAAAATTACGACGGATAATGCCCAGATCAACCTGGTAACCCAGGACGTGACGTCGCAGGATCTGGTCACACTGTATGGCACAACATTTAATTCCAGCGGTTTGAGAATGCGCGGGAACTTACGCAGCAAAAACGCCGAGCTGATTGAAAAGGTTAGAACCTCCTATGAAATTCAAAACAAACAAACTCAGCCTTAA
- the lptA gene encoding lipopolysaccharide ABC transporter substrate-binding protein LptA codes for MKFKTNKLSLKVIIASAMLATSLPALAVTGDTDQPIHIESDTQSLDMQGNVVTFTGNVVMTQGTIKINADKVVVTRPGGEQGKEIIDGYGNPATFYQMQDNGKPVKGHATHMHYELAKDLVILTGNAYLEQLDSNITGDQITYLVKEQKMQASSEKGKRVTTVLVPSQLQDKGKGQAPAQKKSN; via the coding sequence ATGAAATTCAAAACAAACAAACTCAGCCTTAAAGTAATTATCGCCAGCGCGATGCTGGCGACCAGTCTCCCCGCGCTTGCTGTAACGGGCGATACCGACCAACCGATCCATATCGAGTCCGATACCCAGTCTCTCGATATGCAGGGCAACGTCGTCACCTTCACGGGTAACGTCGTCATGACTCAGGGCACCATCAAAATTAACGCGGACAAAGTGGTCGTGACCCGTCCGGGTGGCGAGCAAGGCAAAGAGATCATTGATGGTTACGGTAACCCGGCCACCTTCTACCAGATGCAGGACAACGGCAAGCCGGTGAAAGGTCACGCTACGCACATGCACTATGAGCTGGCGAAGGACCTGGTCATCCTGACCGGTAATGCGTACCTGGAACAGCTGGACAGCAACATTACCGGCGACCAGATTACCTATCTGGTGAAAGAGCAAAAAATGCAGGCCTCCAGCGAGAAAGGCAAACGCGTCACCACCGTACTGGTTCCGTCGCAGCTGCAGGACAAAGGCAAAGGCCAGGCCCCGGCACAGAAGAAGAGTAACTAA
- the lptB gene encoding LPS export ABC transporter ATP-binding protein has protein sequence MATLTAKNLAKAYKGRRVVEDVSLTVNSGEIVGLLGPNGAGKTTTFYMVVGIVPRDAGNIVIDDEDISLLPLHARARRGIGYLPQEASIFRRLSVYDNLMAVLQIRNDLTSEQRQDRANELMEEFHIEHLRDSLGQALSGGERRRVEIARALAANPKFILLDEPFAGVDPISVIDIKRIIEHLRDSGLGVLITDHNVRETLAVCERAYIVSQGNLIAHGTPQQILEDDHVKRVYLGEDFRL, from the coding sequence ATGGCAACATTAACTGCAAAAAATCTCGCGAAGGCCTATAAGGGCCGCCGTGTCGTAGAAGATGTCAGTCTGACCGTCAACTCCGGCGAAATTGTAGGGCTGCTTGGCCCTAACGGTGCGGGTAAAACCACCACTTTCTACATGGTCGTTGGCATTGTGCCGCGCGATGCCGGCAACATTGTCATTGACGATGAAGACATCAGTCTTCTGCCGCTGCACGCGCGCGCACGTCGCGGGATCGGCTACCTGCCGCAGGAAGCCTCCATTTTCCGTCGTCTTAGCGTTTACGATAACCTGATGGCGGTCCTGCAAATTCGTAACGATCTGACCAGCGAACAGCGTCAGGATCGTGCCAACGAGCTGATGGAAGAGTTCCACATTGAGCATCTGCGCGACAGCCTCGGTCAGGCTCTCTCCGGGGGCGAACGCCGCCGCGTTGAGATTGCCCGTGCGCTGGCCGCAAACCCGAAGTTTATCCTTCTGGATGAACCGTTTGCGGGCGTTGACCCAATCTCGGTTATCGACATTAAACGTATCATTGAACACCTGCGTGACAGCGGGCTTGGCGTACTGATCACCGACCACAACGTCCGTGAAACGCTGGCCGTGTGTGAACGCGCGTATATTGTGAGCCAGGGCAATCTGATCGCCCACGGTACGCCACAGCAGATCCTCGAAGACGATCATGTTAAGCGCGTCTATCTTGGGGAAGACTTCAGACTCTGA
- the rpoN gene encoding RNA polymerase factor sigma-54, with protein sequence MKQGLQLRLSQQLAMTPQLQQAIRLLQLSTLELQQELQQALDSNPLLEQTDLHDEVDTQQSQDTEALDTADALEQKEMPDELPLDASWDEIYTAGTPSGTRADYQDDELPVYQGETTQSLQDYLMWQVELTPFSDTDRAIATSIVDAVDDTGYLTVTLDDILESMGDDEIELEEVEAVLKRIQRFDPVGVAAKDLRDCLLIQLSQFSKETPWLDEARLIISDHLDLLANHDFRSLMRVTRLKEEVLKEAVNLIQSLDPRPGQSIQTSEPEYVIPDVLVRKHNGRWVVELNSDSIPRLQINQQYASMCTSVRNDSDNQYIRSNLQEARWLIKSLESRNDTLLRVSRCIVEQQQAFFEQGEEYMKPMVLADIAQAVEMHESTISRVTTQKYLHSPRGIFELKYFFSSHVNTEGGGEASSTAIRALVKKLIAAENPAKPLSDSKLTTMLSDQGIMVARRTVAKYRESLSIPPSNQRKQLV encoded by the coding sequence ATGAAGCAAGGTTTGCAATTAAGGCTCAGCCAACAACTGGCGATGACGCCGCAGCTACAGCAGGCAATTCGCCTGTTGCAACTGTCCACGTTAGAACTTCAGCAGGAGCTCCAGCAGGCGCTGGACAGCAACCCCCTGCTGGAACAAACCGATCTTCATGACGAGGTAGATACCCAGCAATCGCAGGATACAGAAGCGCTCGACACCGCGGATGCACTCGAACAAAAAGAGATGCCGGACGAGCTTCCGCTGGATGCCAGCTGGGATGAAATCTACACCGCCGGAACCCCTTCCGGTACGCGTGCAGACTACCAGGATGATGAGCTACCGGTCTACCAGGGCGAAACCACCCAGTCACTGCAGGATTACCTGATGTGGCAGGTGGAACTCACACCCTTCTCCGATACCGACCGCGCGATTGCCACCTCAATTGTCGATGCCGTTGACGACACTGGCTATTTGACCGTCACGCTGGACGATATTCTGGAAAGCATGGGCGACGACGAGATAGAGCTTGAGGAAGTTGAAGCCGTTCTGAAGCGCATCCAGCGTTTCGATCCGGTAGGCGTGGCCGCAAAAGATCTGCGCGACTGCCTGCTGATCCAGCTTTCTCAGTTCAGCAAAGAGACGCCGTGGCTCGACGAGGCGCGCTTAATCATCAGCGATCATCTGGATCTGTTGGCTAACCACGATTTCCGCTCCCTGATGCGCGTCACGCGCCTGAAGGAAGAGGTGCTGAAAGAAGCGGTGAATCTGATCCAGTCGCTCGATCCGCGCCCGGGACAGTCGATCCAGACCAGCGAGCCCGAGTACGTCATCCCGGATGTGCTGGTCAGAAAACACAATGGCCGCTGGGTCGTTGAACTGAATTCAGACAGCATCCCTCGCCTGCAAATCAACCAGCAGTATGCCTCCATGTGCACCAGCGTGCGTAACGACTCCGACAATCAATATATTCGTAGCAATTTGCAGGAAGCGCGATGGCTGATCAAAAGTCTGGAGAGCCGAAATGATACGCTGCTACGCGTCAGCCGCTGTATTGTCGAACAGCAGCAGGCGTTCTTTGAGCAGGGCGAAGAGTATATGAAACCGATGGTACTGGCGGATATCGCCCAGGCCGTCGAAATGCATGAATCAACCATTTCCCGTGTCACCACGCAGAAGTATCTGCACAGTCCACGCGGTATTTTTGAGCTTAAGTATTTCTTCTCCAGCCATGTGAATACCGAGGGCGGCGGCGAAGCGTCGTCAACGGCCATTCGTGCCCTGGTGAAGAAGTTGATCGCCGCGGAGAACCCCGCGAAGCCACTAAGCGACAGTAAGTTAACCACCATGCTGTCCGATCAGGGTATTATGGTGGCACGTCGTACTGTTGCGAAGTATCGAGAGTCTTTATCCATTCCGCCGTCCAACCAGCGTAAACAGCTGGTCTGA
- the hpf gene encoding ribosome hibernation promoting factor, which yields MQLNITGQNVEITEALRDFVNAKFAKLEQYFERINQVYIVLKVEKVTHISDATLHVNGGELHASAEGQDMYAAIDGLIDKLARQLNKHKDKLKQH from the coding sequence ATGCAGCTCAACATCACTGGACAAAACGTCGAAATTACTGAGGCTTTACGCGACTTTGTGAACGCGAAGTTTGCAAAACTCGAGCAGTATTTCGAAAGGATCAATCAGGTCTATATTGTGTTGAAAGTGGAGAAAGTGACTCATATCTCGGATGCCACCCTGCATGTTAACGGGGGTGAACTGCATGCCAGTGCGGAAGGGCAAGACATGTACGCTGCTATCGACGGCTTGATTGATAAGCTTGCACGACAGCTCAATAAACATAAAGATAAACTGAAACAACACTAA
- the ptsN gene encoding PTS IIA-like nitrogen regulatory protein PtsN, giving the protein MMNNDSALQLSNVLNQECTRSAVHCQSKKRALEIISELAAKQLGLPPQVVFEAILTREKMGSTGIGNGIAIPHGKLEEDTLRAVGVFVQLETPIAFDAIDNQPVDLLFALLVPADQTKTHLHTLSLVAKRLADKTICRRLRSAQSDEELYQIITEAEGNQDDA; this is encoded by the coding sequence ATGATGAACAACGATTCCGCTCTTCAACTGAGCAATGTCCTTAACCAGGAATGTACCCGCAGTGCGGTTCACTGCCAGAGCAAAAAACGTGCGCTGGAGATCATCAGTGAACTGGCCGCAAAACAGCTGGGCCTGCCGCCGCAGGTGGTATTCGAAGCGATTCTGACCCGTGAAAAAATGGGCAGTACCGGTATCGGCAACGGCATCGCGATACCGCACGGCAAACTGGAAGAGGATACTCTGCGTGCCGTTGGTGTGTTTGTGCAACTTGAAACACCCATCGCCTTCGATGCCATTGATAACCAGCCCGTCGATCTCCTCTTCGCGCTGCTGGTGCCTGCCGACCAGACGAAAACCCATCTGCATACGCTGTCGCTGGTCGCAAAACGTCTGGCCGATAAAACCATTTGCCGTCGGCTGCGCTCGGCCCAAAGTGATGAAGAGCTCTATCAGATTATCACTGAAGCAGAAGGCAATCAGGATGATGCATAA